A portion of the Drosophila sechellia strain sech25 chromosome 2R, ASM438219v1, whole genome shotgun sequence genome contains these proteins:
- the LOC6607927 gene encoding 23 kDa integral membrane protein, whose protein sequence is MNCLSAIFKYMLYLLNLVFVAGGILLIVVGSIMLSTMGNFTAFDGGVNTQTIPICIIVIGCVTFVVAFFGCCGTIRENACCTTIYAICMLILFGLQLALSIWIFAANDKFLSSMGKAVDKAWDENNAAQGYPMDALQLAFTCCGNTGYEQYETVPSSCCGYKDRNKVCEAAIYSQRPGCRQEFVDFWASNTDLIRWSSLIIALFELGIFIMSCCLASAMRKR, encoded by the exons ATGAACTGTCTATCCGCGATCTTCAAGTACATGCTGTACTTGCTCAACCTGGTGTTCGTGGCCGGTGGCATCCTGCTCATCGTGGTGGGCTCCATCATGCTCTCTACGATGGGCAACTTCACGGCCTTCGACGGAGGCGTTAACACCCAGACCATCCCGATCTGCATTATCGTCATCGGATGTGTCACCTTCGTGGTGGCCTTCTTCGGATGCTGCGGCACCATTCGCGAGAACGCCTGCTGCACCACCATC TACGCCATCTGCATGCTGATTCTGTTCGGCCTGCAACTGGCGCTCTCCATCTGGATCTTCGCGGCCAACGACAAGTTCCTGTCCAGCATGGGCAAGGCAGTGGACAAGGCGTGGGATGAGAACAATGCCGCACAGGGATACCCCATGGATGCCCTCCAGTTGGCC TTCACTTGCTGTGGCAACACGGGTTACGAACAGTATGAAACCGTGCCCAGCTCCTGCTGCGGCTACAAGGATCGCAACAAGGTGTGCGAGGCGGCTATCTACAGCCAGCGACCTGGCTGCCGGCAGGAGTTCGTCGACTTCTGGGCCTCCAATACGGACCTGATTCGGTGGAGCAGTCTGATCATCGCCCTCTTCGAGCTGGGCATCTTCATCATGTCCTGCTGTCTGGCCAGCGCGATGAGGAAGCGCTAG
- the LOC6607928 gene encoding 23 kDa integral membrane protein: MGCLSGIVNFILYIVNIVFLIVGILLIVLGSIMLSDLSHFDAAGSGTDTNTIPICVTVLGGLIFVVSFFGCYGIFRQSACMTGAYTSMVFVLFILQLVLTCWVFVNRSAFLGDMTNLVNLLWDSHDYTAMGVLEETFGCCGDTGYTNYNYIGLSVPGTCCGYLDRQATCSTPAVYQSRPGCSAKFEEFWNDNMDIIRWSGLGLCIFDLVVFLIAGALTNCMRKQNAGRQVYA, translated from the exons ATGGGTTGTCTATCGGGAATAGTCaactttattttatatattgtcAATATCGTGTTTTTG ATCGTCGGCATCCTCCTGATCGTGCTGGGATCGATCATGCTGTCCGATCTGAGCCACTTCGATGCCGCGGGCAGTGGGACGGACACGAACACCATCCCCATCTGCGTCACCGTTCTGGGAGGCCTCATCTTCGTGGTGTCCTTCTTCGGGTGCTACGGCATTTTCCGGCAGAGTGCCTGCATGACCGGAGCG TACACCAGCATGGTTTTCGTGCTCTTCATTCTGCAACTGGTGCTCACGTGCTGGGTCTTCGTGAACCGATCTGCCTTCCTGGGCGACATGACCAATCTGGTTAACTTGCTCTGGGACTCCCATGACTACACTGCCATGGGCGTGCTGGAGGAAACCTTCGGCTGCTGCGGCGATACCGGCTATACCAACTACAACTACATCGGCCTTTCGGTTCCCGGAACCTGCTGCGGCTACCTGGACCGCCAGGCCACCTGCAGTACCCCCGCGGTCTACCAGTCGAGGCCCGGTTGCAGCGCCAAGTTCGAGGAGTTCTGGAACGACAACATGGACATCATCCGCTGGTCCGGCCTGGGCCTCTGCATCTTCGACCTGGTCGTCTTCCTCATCGCCGGCGCCCTGACCAACTGCATGCGCAAACAGAACGCAGGTCGCCAGGTGTACGCATAG